One genomic region from Rosa rugosa chromosome 1, drRosRugo1.1, whole genome shotgun sequence encodes:
- the LOC133716273 gene encoding GDSL esterase/lipase At3g14820-like has translation MAFLSPKILPSSSSFRVSVIILFILLSHNVAAITLSKNGTASAVFAFGDSILDTGNNDYIVSMSKSNFPPYGRDFMGGMPTGRFSNGRVPSDFVAEELGVKKMLPAYLDPNLQLQDLLTGVCFASGGSGYDPLTPKLQSVLSLSDQLDLFKEYKSKINTAIGNERTATLLSESLFMLSIGTNDLAINYFSTPLRSAHYDIPAYTDLLLELASNFLQELYALGARVIGVISMPPIGCVPAQRTLDGGIERACYETENQAAILFNSKLSPLIDSLNMRLPEAQLIYIDIYNPLLSIIQDPAQYGFEVVDKGCCGTGTVESGPLCNKDTPVICNDASKYIFWDSFHPTETAYRILTSAVLKQIDKFF, from the exons ATGGCTTTTCTCTCCCCAAAAATTCttccttcatcttcatctttcaGAGTTTCTGTGATTATCTTATTTATATTGCTCTCCCATAATGTCGCTGCTATAACACTATCCAAAAATGGAACAGCTTCAGCGGTGTTTGCTTTTGGAGATTCAATATTGGATACTGGCAATAACGATTACATCGTTTCTATGAGCAAAAGCAATTTCCCACCTTATGGGAGAGACTTTATGGGAGGAATGCCTACAGGAAGGTTTAGCAATGGAAGAGTCCCCTCAGACTTCGTTG CTGAAGAATTAGGAGTGAAGAAGATGTTGCCGGCTTATCTGGATCCGAATTTGCAGCTTCAAGACCTACTTACTGGTGTATGTTTTGCCTCAGGAGGTTCAGGATATGACCCTCTAACTCCCAAATTACAG TCTGTCTTGTCATTATCAGATCAATTAGACTTGTTCAAAGAATACAAAAGCAAGATAAACACAGCAATTGGGAATGAAAGAACAGCCACTCTACTGTCAGAAAGCTTATTCATGCTTTCAATAGGAACCAATGACCTTgcaattaattatttttctaCACCACTGAGGAGCGCTCACTATGATATTCCAGCTTATACAGATCTCCTGCTTGAATTAGCTTCAAATTTCCTCCAG GAACTTTATGCACTGGGAGCAAGAGTGATTGGAGTAATAAGTATGCCGCCAATTGGGTGTGTGCCAGCACAGAGAACACTCGATGGAGGCATAGAGAGAGCCTGCTATGAGACTGAGAACCAAGCAGCAATCCTCTTCAACTCGAAGCTCTCCCCCCTTATAGACTCCCTCAATATGAGACTTCCAGAAGCACAACTCATTTACATTGATATATATAACCCTTTGTTGTCCATTATCCAAGACCCTGCTCAATATG GATTTGAAGTGGTGGATAAAGGATGCTGTGGAACAGGAACTGTTGAGTCCGGGCCTCTGTGTAACAAAGACACTCCAGTTATTTGCAACGATGCATCCAAGTACATATTCTGGGATAGCTTTCATCCCACAGAAACAGCTTACAGGATCCTCACCTCTGCAGTATTAAAGCAGATTGACAAATTCTTCTGA
- the LOC133716265 gene encoding translation factor GUF1 homolog, chloroplastic has product MAADLCSRSPAFLLSTTATTTPQRSQPTTAFLPLFSLSPSKPLLHKTHLRPKPKFNVLSQAAGPPQPTSQLGHDRLSKVPISHIRNFCIIAHIDHGKSTLADKLLESTGTVQKREMKEQFLDNMDLERERGITIKLQIARMRYSYKTGEPFCLNLIDTPGHVDFSYEVSRSLAACEGALLVVDASQGVEAQTLANVYLALENNLEIIPVLNKIDLPGADPDTVMKEIEEVIGLDCSNAILCSAKEGIGISEILDAIVERVPPPVDTADKPLRALIFDSYFDPYRGVIVYFRVIDGKIKKGDRVYFMASGKDYYADDLGVLSPTQFQVGELYAGEVGFLSASIRSVADARVGDTITHYGRKAESSLPGYEEATPMVFCGMFPVDADQFPDLRDALEKLQLNDAALQFEPESSSAMGFGFRCGFLGLLHMEIVQERLEREYNLSLITTAPSVVYKVNCVNGEVVECSNPSLLPEPGKRKSIEEPIVKIEMLTPKEYIGPLMELAQDRRAEFKEMKFIAENRASLTYELPLAEMVGDFFDQLKSRSKGYASMEYTLLGYKESDLIRLDIQINGDPVEPLATIVHKDKAYAVGRALTLKLKELIPRQMFKVPIQACIGTKVIASEALSAIRKDVLAKCYGGDISRKKKLLKKQAEGKKRMKAIGKVDVPQEAFMAVLKLEKEVL; this is encoded by the coding sequence ATGGCCGCAGACCTCTGTTCCCGTTCTCCGGCCTTCCTCCTCTCCACAACCGCCACCACCACTCCCCAACGCTCCCAACCCACCACCGCCTTCTTACCCTTGTTCTCCCTCTCCCCCTCCAAGCCCCTCCTCCACAAAACCCACCTCCGCCCCAAGCCCAAGTTCAACGTCCTCTCTCAGGCCGCCGGACCCCCCCAGCCCACTTCCCAGCTCGGCCACGACCGCCTCTCCAAGGTCCCCATCTCCCACATCCGCAACTTCTGCATCATCGCCCACATCGACCACGGCAAGTCCACTCTCGCCGACAAGCTTCTAGAATCCACCGGAACAGTCCAGAAGCGTGAAATGAAGGAGCAGTTTCTCGACAACATGGACCTGGAGCGCGAGAGAGGCATCACCATCAAGTTACAGATAGCTCGGATGAGGTACAGTTACAAAACCGGTGAACCCTTCTGCCTGAACTTGATCGACACTCCTGGACATGTCGACTTCAGCTACGAGGTTTCGAGGTCTTTGGCTGCCTGTGAAGGTGCTTTGTTAGTTGTCGATGCTTCGCAGGGTGTCGAGGCGCAGACATTGGCGAATGTTTATCTTGCATTGGAGAATAACTTGGAGATTATTCCTGTTTTGAATAAGATTGATCTTCCTGGGGCGGACCCGGATACTGTAATGAAGGAGATTGAGGAGGTTATTGGGTTGGATTGTAGTAATGCGATACTCTGTTCTGCTAAGGAAGGGATTGGGATCAGTGAGATTTTGGATGCCATTGTTGAGAGGGTGCCTCCACCTGTTGACACTGCTGACAAGCCGCTGAGGGCTTTGATTTTCGATAGTTATTTTGATCCTTATAGGGGTGTGATTGTGTATTTTAGGGTGATTGATGGGAAGATAAAGAAGGGGGATAGGGTTTATTTTATGGCTAGTGGGAAGGACTACTATGCTGATGACCTTGGGGTTTTGTCTCCGACTCAGTTTCAAGTTGGGGAGCTTTATGCCGGTGAGGTGGGGTTTCTTTCGGCTTCTATAAGATCGGTGGCTGATGCGAGAGTTGGGGATACGATCACGCATTATGGTAGGAAGGCGGAGAGTTCATTGCCGGGTTATGAGGAGGCTACTCCAATGGTGTTCTGTGGGATGTTCCCGGTGGATGCAGACCAGTTTCCAGACTTGAGGGATGCGCTTGAGAAGCTGCAGCTTAATGATGCTGCTTTGCAGTTTGAGCCAGAGAGTTCGAGTGCTATGGGTTTTGGGTTTAGATGTGGGTTCTTGGGGCTTCTGCACATGGAAATTGTGCAGGAAAGGCTGGAGAGAGAGTACAATCTGAGCTTGATTACTACTGCACCTAGTGTTGTGTATAAAGTGAACTGTGTAAATGGGGAAGTTGTTGAATGCTCGAATCCATCTTTGCTTCCTGAACCTGGGAAAAGGAAGTCGATTGAGGAGCCTATTGTGAAGATTGAGATGCTTACACCGAAAGAGTATATCGGCCCCCTTATGGAGTTGGCGCAGGACAGAAGAGCAGAGTTTAAGGAAATGAAGTTTATTGCTGAGAATAGGGCATCACTCACTTATGAATTACCCCTAGCTGAGATGGTAGGTGATTTCTTTGACCAGCTCAAATCCAGGAGTAAGGGTTATGCTAGCATGGAGTATACTTTACTTGGGTACAAAGAAAGTGATCTAATAAGACTAGATATTCAAATTAATGGTGATCCTGTAGAGCCATTGGCTACTATTGTTCACAAGGATAAGGCATATGCTGTAGGGAGGGCGTTGACACTAAAGCTGAAGGAGCTTATACCAAGACAGATGTTTAAAGTACCGATTCAAGCATGCATAGGTACGAAAGTGATTGCCAGTGAAGCTTTATCGGCAATTAGAAAGGATGTTTTAGCCAAATGCTATGGCGGAGACATttcaaggaaaaagaaattgcTTAAGAAACAGGCTGAGGGAAAGAAAAGAATGAAGGCAATCGGTAAAGTTGATGTGCCTCAAGAAGCCTTCATGGCTGTGTTGAAACTTGAAAAGGAGGTATTATGA